CGACATCGGCGCCCTCGACGAGGACGGCTACCTGACCATCACCGGGCGCAAGAAGGAGATCCTGGTGACGTCGGGCGGCAAGAGCGTGTCGCCCGCCCAGCTGGAGGAGCGGGTCCGCGACCATCCGCTGGTCGCCCAGTGCATCCTCGTCGGCAACGACCGCCCGTACATCGCCGCGCTCGTCACCCTGGACGCGGAGGCCGTGGAGCACTGGCTGACCATGCGCCGCAAGCCGATGCTGCCGCCCGGCGAGCTGGTGCGCGACCCGGACCTGGAGACCGAGGTGCGGCGGGCCGTGGTCGCCGCCAACACGCTCGTCTCGCAGGCCGAATCGATCCGTACGTTCCGCATACTGGCCCACCAGTTCACCGAGGAACACGGCCTCCTGACGCCGTCCCTGAAGCTGAAGCGGAAGGCGATCGAGACGGTGTACTCGGCGGAGGTCGAGGCGCTGTACAGCAGCTAGCCGGGACGGGGCCGGACCGTCCGACGTTTCTGACGGGCCATCAAATATCATCGCGCCGCTTATTGACGGTTCATCAGGTCCCCCACAGAATCAGCCCCACTTCGACTTCGGGTTCGACTTCAGGGGGGCTCGACCGTGTCGCGACCGATCCGCACCATCACCGCAGCCGCCGCGGCCCTGCTGCTCGCCACCGCCTGCAACTCCGCCTCCACCGGCGGCGAAGCGGGCGGCGGCGACAAGGGCGGCGGCTCCGTGCGCGGCGTGACCGACGACTCCGTCAAGGTCGGCGGCATCGTCTCCATGACGACCGCGAGCGGATACAGCAAGAAGGACACCGACCTGGGCGCGAAGGCCCGCTTCGACCGCGCGAACGCGGAGGGCGGCGTGCACGGCCGGAAGATCGACTACCTGGGTGCGGAGGACGACGGGCAGGACCCGGGGAAGAACCTCGCGGCGGCGCGTCAACTGGTCCAGCGGGAGAAGGTGTTCGCGATCTCCCCGATGAGCTCGGTCACCTTCTCCGGCGCGGACTTCCTGCAGAAGCAGAAGGTTCCCACGTTCGGCTGGGGCACCATCCCGCCCTTCTGCGGCCCGACCTACATGTACGGCTTCGGCGGCTGCATGGTGCCGATGCCCGGCGGCACCATCACGCAGAGCTGGCCCGAGGGGCTCAAGAAGGTGATGGGCGGCGCGAAGGGCAAGTCGGTCGCGATCCTCGCCAACGACAACGACGCGGGCACGTTCGCCATCCGCACCTACAAGCAGTCCTTCGCCGCGGCCGGTTACGAGGTGACGTACGCCAAGTCGACCGTCCCCGCCACCTCCGTGCCGAGCGACTGGTCGGCGTACACCAAGGAGATCCTGCGCTCCGACGGCGGCAGGGCGCCGGACGCCGTCGTCTCCGTCATGCAGACCCCGTACAACATCGGTCTGTTCACGGCGGTCA
The window above is part of the Streptomyces venezuelae genome. Proteins encoded here:
- a CDS encoding ABC transporter substrate-binding protein, with protein sequence MSRPIRTITAAAAALLLATACNSASTGGEAGGGDKGGGSVRGVTDDSVKVGGIVSMTTASGYSKKDTDLGAKARFDRANAEGGVHGRKIDYLGAEDDGQDPGKNLAAARQLVQREKVFAISPMSSVTFSGADFLQKQKVPTFGWGTIPPFCGPTYMYGFGGCMVPMPGGTITQSWPEGLKKVMGGAKGKSVAILANDNDAGTFAIRTYKQSFAAAGYEVTYAKSTVPATSVPSDWSAYTKEILRSDGGRAPDAVVSVMQTPYNIGLFTAVKRAGFKGVITDPTDYDPGLLAKSATKKALDGVHVLLSFQPFEQDTADMRQFKKDVREAAGRDVPLNMHMMTGYMSADLFLAVAEKAGKDLTLDSFQNAADGYSDTGTLVGDRKLREGQKESFGCGALVQLRDGKYTVSSPFKCYEPIPFK